A genomic segment from Drosophila willistoni isolate 14030-0811.24 chromosome 2L unlocalized genomic scaffold, UCI_dwil_1.1 Seg168, whole genome shotgun sequence encodes:
- the LOC6652437 gene encoding protein lethal(2)essential for life, with translation MSVVPLMFRDWWDELDFPMRTSRLLDQHFGQGLRRDDLMSSVWNSRPTVLRSGYLRPWQKNSLQKQESGSTLNIDSEKFEVILDVQQFSPNEITVKVADKCVIVEGKHEEKQDEHGFVSRQFSRRYQLPSDVNPDTVTSSLSSDGLLTITAPMKQLPPPSTERLVQITQTGPSSKEDNAKKVETSTA, from the exons ATGTCTGTAGTGCCTCTAATGTTCCGCGACTGGTGGGATGAACTCGATTTCCCAATGCGCACATCACGCCTCTTGGATCAGCACTTTGGCCAGGGATTGCGGCGAGATGATCTGATGTCCTCCGTTTGGAATTCTCGTCCCACTGTTCTGCGATCCGGCTACCTGCGACCCTGGCAAAAGAACAGCCTTCAAAAGCAGGAATCTGGCTCCACCTTGAACATTGACAGTGAGAAATTCGAGGTTATCCTAGATGTGCAGCAATTCTCACCAAACGAGATCACCGTCAAGGTCGCTGACAAATGTGTGATTGTCGAAGGCAAACACGAGGAAAAACAGGACGAGCATGGCTTTGTGTCGCGTCAGTTTTCGCGGCGCTATCAGTTGCCCA GCGACGTCAACCCAGACACTGTCACATCTTCCTTGTCCTCGGATGGTCTTCTGACCATAACCGCGCCGATGAAGCAACTGCCGCCTCCATCGACTGAACGCCTAGTGCAAATCACACAGACTGGTCCCTCTTCCAAGGAGGACAATGCCAAGAAAGTGGAGACATCCACAGCCTAA
- the LOC6652256 gene encoding sulfotransferase 1 family member D1, translating to MPQSSFFAKSVPFDQIDKLAITGGYSSIYAAQQPNLTVVGNWEQRFCRLADTFQPVLDRVYNFEVREDDVWIVTLPKCGTTWMQELAWLLINDCDFKTAKEVDLTLRSPFLEFNGVVQNVPHDTIEAADALSSPRLIKSHLPAWLLPHQIWSKKPKIIYVYRNPKDAAISYFHHWRGMVGYQGTKADFMHSFIDGYVNFTPCWPHILDFWQLRHEAHVFFTSYEQMKENLGEVITEVARFLKRNISPRQVQHLTEHLSFESMRDNPACNHVKEFESMKAATGREVEEFRFVRRGVVGSHKDELTADLIGEFDLWSDVNLRDYKLHIDDFANYSKYNSK from the exons ATGCCACAGTCGAGTTTCTTTGCCAAGAGCGTTCCCTTTGACCAGATCGATAAGTTAGCCATTACCGGTGGCTACTCCTCGATTTATGCCGCCCAACAGCCGAATCTTACAGTCGTTGGGAATTGGGAGCAACGTTTCTGTCGCCTGGCCGATACCTTTCAGCCGGTGCTGGATCGGGTTTACAATTTTGAGGTGCGTGAGGACGATGTGTGGATTGTTACCTTGCCAAAATGTGGCACAACTTGGATGCAGGAGTTAGCCTGGCTGCTGATAAATGACTGTGACTTTAAAACGGCCAAAGAGGTGGATCTTACATTGCGTTCGCCTTTCCTCGAGTTCAACGGCGTCGTCCAAAATGTGCCCCATGACACCATTGAAGCGGCCGATGCCTTGAGCTCCCCACGTCTGATCAAATCGCATTTGCCCGCCTGGCTGCTCCCACATCAGATCTGGAGCAAGAAACCCAAAATCATCTATGTCTATCGCAATCCCAAGGACGCAGCCATATCGTATTTCCATCACTGGCGCGGCATGGTTGGCTATCAGGGTACCAAGGCGGACTTCATGCACTCCTTTATCGATGGTTATGTGAACTTTACGCCCTGTTGGCCCCACATCCTGGACTTTTGGCAATTGCGGCACGAGGCCCACGTCTTCTTCACTAGCTATGAGCAGATGAAGGAAAATTTGGGTGAGGTTATCACAGAGGTGGCCAGATTCCTGAAACGCAACATCAGTCCCAGGCAAGTGCAACATCTGACAGAGCATTTGTCGTTCGAGAGTATGCGCGACAATCCTGCCTGCAACCATGTCAAGGAATTCGAGAGCATGAAGGCGGCTACTGGCCGTGAGGTCGAGGAATTTAG GTTTGTTCGTCGCGGCGTTGTGGGCAGTCACAAGGATGAGCTCACCGCCGACTTAATCGGCGAGTTCGATTTATGGTCGGACGTCAATTTGAGGGACTACAAATTGCATATAGATGACTTTGCCAATTACAGCAAATACAATAGCaagtaa